A single genomic interval of Mustela nigripes isolate SB6536 chromosome 7, MUSNIG.SB6536, whole genome shotgun sequence harbors:
- the SAMD10 gene encoding sterile alpha motif domain-containing protein 10 isoform X1, with product MFTELRTKLSPPRGRAGAVRAGFGERRDVDAAAHLSFCRTLLEHTVSAESIPCHLPRTPGTSLTWHDSRSQRAAGGRPVKLLQQPGAEAPQARLYSDHYGLYHTSPSLGGLTRPVVLWSQQDVCKWLKKHCPHNYLVYVEAFSQHAITGRALLRLNGEKLQRMGLAQEAQRQEVLQQLLRLQVREEGRSLQLLSQASFGNTS from the exons ATGTTCACGGAGCTGAGGACCAAGCTGAGCCCCCCGCGAGGCCGCGCCGGGGCTGTGCGTGCCGGCTTCGGGGAGCGCCGGGATGTGGACG CCGCTGCCCATTTGAGCTTCTGCCGAACCCTCCTGGAACACACGGTATCTGCTGAGAGCatcccctgccacctgcctcgGACGCCAGGCACCAGCCTCACGTGGCATGATTCCCGTAGCCAGAGGGCCGCCGGTGGCCGGCCAGTCAAGCTCCTGCAGCAGCCGGGCGCGGAAGCCCCCCAG GCCCGGCTGTACTCCGACCACTACGGCCTGTACCACACAAGCCCCTCCCTGGGTGGCCTGACAAGGCCTGTGGTCCTGTGGAGTCAGCAGGATGTGTGCAAGTGGCTCAAGAAGCACTGTCCCCACAACTACCTCGTCTATGTGGAGGCCTTCTCCCAGCATGCCATCACAG GCCGGGCACTGCTGCGGCTGAACGGGGAGAAGCTGCAGCGGATGGGGCTGGCGCAGGAGGCCCAGCGGCAAGAGGTGCTGCAGCAGCTGCTGCGTCTGCAGGTGCGCGAGGAGGGGCGGAGCCTGCAGCTGCTCAGCCAAg CCTCCTTCGGAAACACGTCCTAG
- the SAMD10 gene encoding sterile alpha motif domain-containing protein 10 isoform X2 yields MFTELRTKLSPPRGRAGAVRAGFGERRDVDAAAHLSFCRTLLEHTVSAESIPCHLPRTPGTSLTWHDSRSQRAAGGRPVKLLQQPGAEAPQARLYSDHYGLYHTSPSLGGLTRPVVLWSQQDVCKWLKKHCPHNYLVYVEAFSQHAITGRALLRLNGEKLQRMGLAQEAQRQEVLQQLLRLQPPSETRPSRCLRLEPQTPAL; encoded by the exons ATGTTCACGGAGCTGAGGACCAAGCTGAGCCCCCCGCGAGGCCGCGCCGGGGCTGTGCGTGCCGGCTTCGGGGAGCGCCGGGATGTGGACG CCGCTGCCCATTTGAGCTTCTGCCGAACCCTCCTGGAACACACGGTATCTGCTGAGAGCatcccctgccacctgcctcgGACGCCAGGCACCAGCCTCACGTGGCATGATTCCCGTAGCCAGAGGGCCGCCGGTGGCCGGCCAGTCAAGCTCCTGCAGCAGCCGGGCGCGGAAGCCCCCCAG GCCCGGCTGTACTCCGACCACTACGGCCTGTACCACACAAGCCCCTCCCTGGGTGGCCTGACAAGGCCTGTGGTCCTGTGGAGTCAGCAGGATGTGTGCAAGTGGCTCAAGAAGCACTGTCCCCACAACTACCTCGTCTATGTGGAGGCCTTCTCCCAGCATGCCATCACAG GCCGGGCACTGCTGCGGCTGAACGGGGAGAAGCTGCAGCGGATGGGGCTGGCGCAGGAGGCCCAGCGGCAAGAGGTGCTGCAGCAGCTGCTGCGTCTGCAG CCTCCTTCGGAAACACGTCCTAGCCGCTGCCTGAGGCTCGAACCCCAGACCCCAGCACTGTGA